A single genomic interval of Bradyrhizobium sp. sBnM-33 harbors:
- a CDS encoding universal stress protein → MTNQATTTAPGGIGHDVASSATRGMRFLAVVDGSERTNRVVDFVTAIAQGKDNVEAIILNVQDRHYEARLRGYQSFKKDEIEDRLINDVGLPIVNAVSKRLGKMGVVCLSKVKIGDPLPIILRCAAEDKCDVIVLADPQPQYVRRWVRAMGLPLVSSMISRVITAALVPVVIVK, encoded by the coding sequence ATGACAAACCAGGCGACAACAACTGCACCCGGCGGCATCGGGCATGATGTCGCCAGTTCGGCAACAAGAGGCATGCGCTTTCTCGCCGTCGTCGATGGCAGCGAACGCACCAATCGCGTTGTCGATTTCGTGACCGCCATAGCCCAAGGCAAGGACAATGTGGAGGCCATCATTCTGAACGTGCAGGATCGGCATTATGAGGCTCGCCTGCGCGGCTATCAGAGTTTCAAGAAGGACGAAATCGAGGACCGTCTGATCAACGATGTCGGATTGCCTATCGTCAATGCTGTGAGCAAGCGATTAGGCAAGATGGGCGTCGTTTGCCTGTCGAAGGTCAAAATTGGCGATCCGCTGCCGATAATTCTCCGGTGTGCGGCCGAAGACAAATGCGACGTTATCGTACTGGCAGATCCGCAGCCGCAATACGTGCGGCGCTGGGTACGCGCCATGGGCTTGCCGCTTGTATCTTCTATGATATCGCGCGTCATCACGGCCGCCTTGGTTCCGGTCGTGATTGTGAAATAG